The window TGGTTTTTAACCCTGACAACAGCGATTTCTTCAGTGGCAACGCCGAAGAGGACCAAGCGAACCAACTGCTGAGCTACCTGCAAAACCAGCCGCCGGAAGTTCTGGCGCGCGTGGCTAAATCTGTGAGCCCAGAAATTAGGCAGATTATTTCGCAAAATGTTCAGGGATTGGTCGGTGTGCTGCCGTCTGAATCCTTTAATGTGCAAATTACAACCGATCGGGAAAATCTGGCCGGTCTCCTTGCGTCTGCCATGATGACGGGCTACTTTCTGCGCCGCATGGAGCAGCGGATGGAACTGGAAGATAGCGTGATGGGGTCCTTCTCCATGCGCCGTCGGTCAGGCTTTGACCCCTTCCCGGATTCCGACACCTAAGGTTCGATCGCTAACCGATCGAACCCAATGGCGATCGCCCCTGACCCGAGGCTGGCCGACTGTGCAGCCATCGGTTGAGTACGCCCCAAACCCAGGAGCGATCGCCACTGTGCCAAAATTTCAGTCTTATTTCCAGCTTTTCATCCATTTCCCTACCTCTTCCTCAGAAGCAGCCGCAGTAATGGTAAGTTGCACCACTCCACAGCATTTACCAGCGCTGCAAACGCCTCATGAATAGCACTGAAGCGATCGTGACCTCACAAGCCGTCTAAAATGGTGACAGCCTTGTGGTAGGCAGCCCTGCGATTGGAGATGATAGGGCGATTGTCCCATTCCCATGGGTTCGGACATCACAAAGCCCTAGGTGCGTTCAAATATTTGAACGCACCTAGGGCAAGTCTCAACCGGCCACAGCCATATCACAGACAAGAAAAAGCGTTCCACACTGAATCCGGATCATGGTAGCACCTTCAGGATAAAACCCATGTCAGGCAACTAACTCCAATGACAGGACTGGGAACAATAAGGCGCATCCTGCCCAAGAGTGACCAACGCGATTCAATGTGCAACGCTCACTGGAAGGGAATACATACAGGCTTCGATAAACCCATCATATCGCGAGGAAGCATAGATCAAAATCACTGCCTAGAATATCCATGATAGACTTAACTCTATGCGAATATCCGCGATGAATGGTTCCTGTTTAGATACGGAGTGAATCTCCGGGAGAGTCTCACGTGATCCACGCTACCTTGCATCAATTTAAAGTCTTTGAAGCAACGGCCCGCCATGGCAGCTTCACCCGGGCCGCAGAGGAGCTATTCCTCACCCAGCCCACAGTGTCTATGCAAGTCAAGCAACTAACCAAGGCTATTGGTTTGCCGCTCTTTGAGCAAGTCGGCAAGCGCCTCTATCTGACGGAAGCTGGCAAGGCGCTGTTTGCAACCTGTAAGGACATTTTCACCAATCTGGATCAGCTAGAGATGACGGTTGCAGATTTGAAGGGGATGAAGCAAGGGCAGCTTCGTCTAGCGGTGATTACAACAGCCAAGTATTTTGTGCCGCGCCTTCTAGGCCCTTTCTGCCGCATGTATCCTGGCATTGATGTGTCGTTGACAGTCACCAATCATGAACGGGTCATTGACCGATTATCGAACAATCAAGATGATCTTTATGTCATGAGTCAGTTACCAACCAATCTAGATTGTGAAGCTGAATCCTTCCTAGACAATCCCTTGGTCGTTTTGGCTCCCACCAACCATCCCTTAGCGGGGCAACGCAATATTCCCATTCAGCGCTTAAATGATGAACCGTTTATTATGCGGGAATCCGGATCGGGAACGCGGCGCGCGGTGGAAAGTTTGTTTGATCGGGAAAATGTCTCGGTGAAAGTCCGGTTAGAGCTAGGCAGCAATGAGGCGATTAAGCAAGCGATCGCTGGCGGTCTGGGGTTATCCGTTCTATCCCACCACACCCTCACCCCGGAAGGGTCTCATAGCGATCTCACCGTGCTGGATGTCGAAGGCTTCCCCATTTCCCGCCAGTGGTATGTGGTGCATCTGGGAGGAAAGCAATTGTCGGTGGTGGCCGCTACTTTCTTGCAGTACCTCCAAGAGGAGGCTCCCAAGCTATCTCCCATCCCAGCCCTAGCCCATTCGTCTAAGTAGGGCGATCGCCTTTTGGCTGCGGAAGAGGCGATCGCTCCCGATGCCTAGACTAATCCTAGACCATCGGTCACACCACCCACCTGTGATTATGGACGTACACACTTAGCCTGGATGCCATCATCTCCCTCGGATCAGAATTCCCCCAACAAACCGGAGGCAGAAGCACTCTCCCCGACTCCAGCTTCGCCTTCAGAGTCTGGAGTCGGAGCATTTCTTCGGGCTATGATTCAGGTAATTCGCTCGATCAAAATTCCCCGAGAAGCGATCGGGGCTGTGGTTGGCGCATCTATCACAGCCTTTGCAACCCTATCTATTGCGATTGTTAATCTCCTCAATGGGTTTAATGAGCAGCTGAATCGTCCTTTTCAGATTCAAGACTCCCTCAGCAAAACCCAACTCACCGCTGACTACTATCGGCAGACGGCTCTGTCGACCTATCTCAGTGCGGCTGGCATGGTGCTCATGCAAACCCATGACCATCGCACGCTAGAACAATTGGCTACTCTACGGGCCCTCACCCATGCCACCCTGCGGGAGCTGAATGCAGAGCGCAAGCGTTATGTGGTGATGTTGTTGCAGGATGCGCAGGTGCTCACTTGGCGACCGGAAGACAATCAGGATATAGGGCGTCCAGCCTTTCTCTCTCAGGCCAACCTGATTGGTGCCAATTTGGAAGGGCTAGATCTTCAAGGCACAGACCTACGAGGGGCAGATCTGCGCGCCGTTAACTTTCGCTATGCCAACCTCAACCATACTCACCTCACGGGAGCCAATCTCACGGGGGCAGATCTGCGCAGTGCGGATTTGAGTAACGCTGATTTGGAGCGCGTTGAATTGCTGAATGCTTGCTACAACGGGCGGACGGTGTTGGATGTCAATATTGATCCGACAACGGCAGGCATGAAAAAAGTTACCGAAAGTGATATCTGTACGCCGGAAGTGCCCAGTTCGTCGGATCCCGTATCAACCTAAACAAATCCAGCTTCAGTTGCATGTCAACCGCATGGGTACCATAGATGATAAAAAAACCGAGGAAAGCGATCGCTCTCCTCGGTCTTCAACCTAGTATCAAAGAACTGGTTTCAGATAGGCGATCGCCTACTTGATGGCTACCTTAGCGCCAACTTCTTCCAGTTGCTTCTTAGCATCTTCAGCTGCTTCCTTGGTGATGGCCTCTTTGACAGCCTTAGGAGCTGCTTCAACCAAGTCCTTAGCTTCTTTCAGACCCAAACCGGTGAGGGCACGCACCACCTTGAGGATGGCAATCTTCTTATCAGCAGGAACGTCTTCCAACACCAAGTCGAATTCGGTTTGCTCTTCCACTTCCTCAGCGGCAACAGCAGCACCAGCAGGAGCTGCCATCATCATGGGCATACCACCAGCAGGAGCAGATGCATCAACACCAAAGGCTTCTTCAATTTGTGAAACCAGTTCAGAGGCTTCAAGGAGAGAAAGAGACTTAAGCTGTTCTAGAATTTCGTCAGTCTTTGCAGACATGGGAGTCCTCCAAATTTAGTTGAATGGTGAATAACAAGTGGGGCACGCAAGGCCCCGAGTGGCCGTCCAGAGCGATCGCTCCCCGGGGCTAGCCGGCGTCGGCGTCACCCTCTTTTTCGGATACAGCCTTGATAGCCCGTACCAGCGATGATGGAACTTCCTTGATCCCAACCGCCAACTTCGTAGGTACGGCGTTGACGCCAACGGCAATCTTGGTTGGGATAGAGTTGATAGCCCGAGCAATACGAGCAATTAGCTCTTCCTTACTGGGTAGCTCGGTAATGGCCTTAACGTCATCTTCGCTAAGAGCCCGACCTTCCATCACCCCGCCCCGTAGGACAGTTTTTTTGGTCGCCTTTTGAAATGCTTGGTAAGCCTTGATAGCTCCACCTAAATCATCCTTGAGCAACAAAAACGCGGAGGATTCTTGCAGGAATGTCTGCATGGGTTGCCAATTGGGATCTTCCGCAATGGCAATGTTCATCAAGGTATTCTTGGCGACCCGACAGCTTGCACCGGTCTGGCGTAGCTGGTTGCGTAGTTCAGTAATTTCTGAAACGGACAAACCTTTAAAATCGATGACCAAAGCTAGTTGAGCTTCGCTCAGTTCTTGCTTTAGTTCAGCAACAAGAGCCTTTTTATCGGCTAGCGTTCTACCCATTACACTGTTCACCTCCTTAACGTGGGTGTATCGCCAAACTTGAAGTACAGATCAGGCTATATCGAGTCAGCAACGACGACATAGCTCAATCTGGCACAGATCCAAAACAAAAGCCCTGGTGTTTTAACCAGAGCTTCGCAAACCAAAGGACAGACCGCGACGGGTTCCTTCGCTGTGCATCACCTCGGCAGGATATTTAAGCGTAGGCACCTGCTGTCTCTGGTTTGCTATGAAGTTTTAGAGCACAAATGTTTCGTATCTACCGTCTCCCGTAGATGGTGAAGTTAATCAGCCTTTGCTAGTGTACACCAAAATCGAGCTAGACGACATCCGCAGCTTTCAGATCGCGCAGCGCACTAATATCTACCTCGATGGACGGCCCCATGGTAGACGACACATGGATACTGCGCCAGTAGCGACCCTTAGCGCCGGACGGGCGATTACGATCGATACATTCTTGCAGAGCCTTGAGGTTCGTCAAGAGATCTTCGGTAGGAAATCCTGCCTTACCAAACAGCACATGGACGATGCCTGTCCGGTCAGCCCGAAATTCTAGCTTCCCTGCTTTAAACTCTTCAATTGCTTTTGCCACGTCAAAGGTCACTGTTCCACCCTTAGGCGACGGCATCAGCCCCTTAGGACCAAGCATCCGACCTAGCTTAGCAACCTGCGGCATCATGTCTGGCGTTGCCACCAAAACCTCAAAGTCCAACATGCCTTTTTGAATATCAGCAATCAGCTCTTCAGAACCACTGAGGTCAGCGCCAGCATTGGCTGCTTCAGCCACCTTTTCACCACGGGCAATGACAGCCACGCGCACGGTCTGTCCTGTTCCCTTAGGTAGAGCAACGGTAGTTCTTAACTGTTGGTCGGTATATTTTGGATCAATACCAAGGCGGATATGGGCCTCAGCCGACTCAGGAAATTTAGCTGTAGCGGTTTCCTGCAGCAGCTTCAGGGCCTCAACCGGCTCATAGGGGCGGTCTTCAACCTTGGCGTACAGCTCTTTCAAGCGACGGGATAACTTCTTCGTCATGGCATATGTCTCCTTGGGGTACTGGCGAGGATACTCCTCTCCCCCGATTATGGTTTAAGCGAGTCTGAGCGTATCGGTTAGTCTGCTAGGGTTAGTCCGCGAGGGTAACACCCATGTTGCGGGCAGTTCCTTCAACAATTTTCATCGCGGCTTCGATATCATTAGCATTCAGGTCAGGCATTTTCACCTGAGCAATTTCCTGAAGCTGAGCCCGAGTGATGGTGCCAACTTTCTTGCTGTTGGGTTCACCCGAACCTTTATCAATACCGATCGCCTTCTTAATCAAGACGGAAGCAGGAGGCGTCTTGAGGATGAAGGTAAAGCTCCGATCTTCATAAACGGAGATTTCTACCGGCACCACCAGACCCACTTGATCAGCGGTACGGGCATTATATTCTTTACAGAACATCATGATGTTCACCCCATGCTGCCCCAAGGCTGGTCCAATGGGAGGAGCAGGGTTCGCTTTGCCAGCCGAAATGGCTAGCTTGATTAGTGCAACAACTTTCTTTGCCATTGATCTATCAACTCTGTTTCTGAATTTGATTGAATTCCAGCTCGACGGGGGTATCTCGCCCGAAGATTGAAAGGAGCGCCTTCAGCTTACTGCGCTCAGGGCTAACCTCAATCACCTCGCCTTCAAAGTCCTTAAATGGCCCAGACAAAACCATAATTTTGTCTCCAGCCACCATATCGACTTTCACCACAGGACGCTGTTCTTGAGCCTGCTTAAAGATCCGCTCAACTTCGGCGTGCCCCAAGGGCATGGGCTTCACGTGCCCACGCGATCGCCCTGTACGGGTTCGCTGTTCTGCCCCGACAAAGTTGATCACATTGGGAGTATTCTTGACAACCTGCCAAGTTTCATTGTCCATAACCATGCGAACCAACACATAGCCAGGAAAAACTTTCTCAGCAATCTCCTTAGGCTTACCAGCTTTCGTAGGCTTAAGGATAGGGGTTTGAGGAATCTCGATCTGGAAGATGCGGTTTGCCACGTCAAGCATACCCAAGCGTTGCTCAAGGTTAAGCTTGACGCGCTTTTCACAGCCAGATGCAACTTGCACAGCATACCAACGAGCAGAGCGACGAATGTCTTTCGCCTCTCCCTGCTCAGGGTCTGATTCATTCAAGTTTGATTCGTCTGAACCGAACTGATTATCTTGCAATTCGGATTCGTCTGGCGTGAATGTCATTTAGAATACCTGCTTTGCCGCCCAACTAAACAACTTATCTATAAAGTAGATGATTGTGGCTGAGAGGCTGACCATTAAGATGACAGCAATGGATTCACTGATGAGCTGTTGGCGGCTTGGCCAAACGACTTTATCAAGCTCCTCTTTCGTACCCTTCAAAAATTCAGACGCATTGAACTGTGAAGTTGCTTCTTCTACTGCTGCTGGAGTTGCCTTGCCTTTTTCAGCCATCCCGTCACCTACGCTATACGTGCCCTTGTTGATGCCTAGCTTGCGATCATCGCCCAGTGTTTCTCCAGCCGCTACCTAACCGTGTATCCCACCAACCGATGCTCGGATAATGCTAGGGTCAAGGGCTGTGCTGACATCGTGCTCTGAGAGTTGACTCATGTGGCACGTCGTCAAAGAACCATAGGCCATAAAAAATGGAGCGCGCCCTGGAGGACTCGAACCCCCGACATCAGGTTTTGGAGACCTGCGTTCTACCAACTGAACTAAGAGCGCACGAGCTGAGGCTAACTCAGCATACCACTATAGAGTTTAACAGCTTCTTTGCGTTTCCTTCACGCAGCGCGAAAAACCTATAGTGTAAAGCACTACAGTGCTCGATCGAACCGCTGCTTGAGGCGAGTAGCCTTACCAACGCGATCGCGCAAGTAGTATAGCTTAGCACGACGGGCCTTGCCTCGGCGAATCACTTTGATGGTGTCTACTCGAGGCGAGTGAAGCATAAAGACTCGCTCTACGCCAATACCTTGGAAGACACGACGCACGGTGATGGTTTCGTTAATGCCACCATTCCGCATAGCGATGATCGTTCCCTCGTAGGGCTGAACCCGCTCTTTTCCACCTTCACTAATACGAACACCGACACGAATCGTGTCGCCGACATAAAGGACAGGCAGATCCGATTTGATATGTACCGCTTCAACAGAGCGGATGATCTCTTGAGTGTTCATAATTTAGCGAAACTCACAATTCTCTACTATACGTGAGGGGGTAGGGCCATGTCTAGCATTTTTCATGGGAAACAGCATTTTTTGCATGAGAACCATTGGTTGACTGGCAAACCTTGTTGACGCAAACCTTGCCCTCATCCCCTACAAGGTTAGCTCCGGGGGAGGGCCATTGAGGCGTATTAAACTATATCGTGACATTTTGAAGACTTGATAGGCCGTAACTAAAGGAGCGATCGCCCCCTAACGAAGCGATCGCTCTCTGCTTGAATTGAGCTACCGAGTGGATTTGTGCTACACCTTGGCCAATCGGAAGGCGGCACCTAGCCCAGCGCCCATTTCTTCAGGGGTAATTTTGCCATCATGGTTGAGATCGAGGGCATCAAACACGGCATCACTTCCCATCCATTCTTCCCGAGTGATGAAGCCGTCTCCATCGAGATCATAGGCACGAAACACGTCTTCTGCTGCATGGCTGACGATGTCGCTCCCATCAATCCGGGAGAGGCGCTCAGCGAGAAGCTCTTCTAGGGCAACGAGAGCCTTAGAAAAGCCTTGAATCCCTTCATCTAGCTTGTCAGAAGCCATACGGTCAGCACGATGCATGGACTCAAAGGTAGCTTTGTCGATCTGGATGGCTTCAAGATCAGACTGGGCTGCCTTCTTGGGATCGAGCTTCCGGGGTAGCTCAGCGATGGTGGAATCCAACTGTTCCAGCAAGCTGGGAGAAATGGTGAGCAGGTCACAGCCGGCTAGTTCAGTGATTTCTCCTAGGTTGCGGAAGCTAGCGCCCATAATTTCGGTCTTGTGGCCAAATTTTTTGTAGTAGTTATAAATCTGGGTCACCGAGAGAACACCCGGATCTTCTGCAGCAGGATAGGAATCTCGCCCTGTATCTTTCTTATACCAGTCCAGGATGCGTCCTACGAAAGGAGAAATCAGGGTGACTCCGGCATCGGCGCAGGCGATCGCTTGGTGTAGCCCAAACATCAGCGTGAGGTTGCAGTGGATACCTTCTTTCTCAAGCTGTTCGGCCGCCTTGATGCCTTCCCAGGTGGCGGCAATCTTGATCAAAATGCGATCGCTGGATACCCCTGCCGCCTTGTATTGGGCAATCAAATCATGGGCCTTAGCAATGGTGGCCTCGGTATCGTAGGAGAGCCGCGCATCGACTTCTGTGGACACTCGCCCCGGAATAATGTCAAGAATTTTCAAACCAAAGGCCACCGCAAGGCGATCGAAGGCTAGGGTGACAATGTCTTTCTGGCTGGCATCAGCTCCCGCATCTTGCTGGGCTTGGGCCAAGGTTTTATCCACAATTTCCTGATATTCCGGCATTTGAGCCGCCGCTGTGATCAGCGAAGGGTTGGTCGTGGCGTCTTGGGGCTTCACCTTTTTAATGGCTTGAATATCACCGGTGTCGGCGACGACCACCGTCATCTCACGAAGTTGTTCAAGTAGGCTCTTAGTCATAGTTTGAAGGAAAGTACAGTAGAGGGCAAAGAGGTAGGATAAATGGCGTTGCTGAATATAAGTATGAAGTCTTAAATCCGTCCTCTCCCTAACCCTCTCCCTAGAGAGGGGAGAAAGGGCAAATCATACATCGATTCAGCAACGCCGAATGGATAGGGTTCATCCTGCTCAGAACGAACCCCAAGAACAGCTATTGTTCAACCTTGAAGCCGGCACTGGCTTGGTTGTAGTCTTCAACCTCAATGGTGACGGGCTTCACGTTCCAAATCTCGTCGCAGTATTGACGGATAGTGCGATCGGAAGAGAACTTACCCATGCGAGCAGCATTCAGGATCGACATACGTGTCCAAGCATTCTGATCACGATAGACCTGACTAACGTGCTTCTGGCTTTCCACATAGGATTGATAATCTGCTAGCAGCATGTATTCATCATGGTGGAGCAATGAATCCACAATCGGACGGAAGAGATCCGGATCACCCGGGGAGAAATCGCCGCCAGCGATCGCATCGATCACATCCCGCAGTTCTTGGTTACCGTTGTAGTATTCCATCGGGTCGTAGCCCCGTTGCTTCATCGTCAATACTTCTTCTGCCGTCAACCCAAACAGGAAGAAATTCTCTGCACCCACTTCTTCACGAATTTCGATATTGGCACCATCTAAGGTACCGATGGTGAGTGCACCATTCATGGAGAATTTCATGTTGCCGGTGCCGGAGGCTTCCTTACCCGCCATGGAAATTTGTTCCGATAGATCGGCTGCCGGGTAAATGCGCTGCCCCAGGGAAGCGTTGAAGTTCGCCAAGAAGACCACCTTAAGGCGACCGCGCACGTGCGGTGCCCGATTCACCACATCAGCCACCGCATTCACCAATTTGATGATCAGCTTAGCCATGTAGTAGCCTGGAGCTGCCTTGCCACCAAAGATAAAGGTACGAGGCACAATATCCAGCCCTGGATCCCGGCGCAGGCGGTTGTATAGGGTGATGATGTTCAACACGGCCAACAACTGGCGCTTGTATTCATGAATCCGCTTCACCTGCACATCAAACATGGAATTGACATCGACATCAATGCCGTTGTGCTTCCAGATATAGGCCGCCAAGTCTTGCTTATTCTGTTGCTTGATCTGCCGCCAGCGATCGCAAAAAGCTGGATCATCCACAAACTCTTCCAGCTTGCGCATTTGGTCTAAATGGGTGAGCCATTCCTTGCCACCGAGCTTTTCGGTCAACAACTCCGACAGAGCTGGATTACTCAGCAAAATCCAGCGGCGCGGCGTCACACCATTGGTTTTATTGGTGAATTTCTCGGGCCAAAGTTCATAGAAGTCCTTCAGCACACTTTGCTTCAGCAATTCGGTGTGGAGGGCGGCGACCCCGTTGATGGCATGACTACCAACACAGGCCAAGGATGCCATGCGCACTGACTTCTCAGGCTGCTCTTGGATAATCGACAGGCGGGAAATACGTCCCTCATCTTTGGGATACCAGGTTTTCACATCTTCCATGAAGCGGAAGTTGATTTCATAAATGATTTCCAACAGACGCGGCAACACCCGTTCCAACAGACTGACAGGCCAACGCTCTAGCGCTTCCGGCATCAGGGTGTGGTTGGTGAAGGCAAAGGTGTTCTGGGTGATGTGCCACGCATGGTTCCATTCCAGTTCATACTCATCCAGCAGCAGACGCATGAGTTCAGCAATACCAATGGTGGGGTGGGTATCGTTGAGCTGGATGGCGAAGTATTCATGGAAGTCATCCAAGGTAGGATGCACCAGCAAATGACGGCGAATCATATCTTGCAGCGATGCCGACACGAAGAAATATTGCTGCTCTAGCCGCAGTTCACGTCCTTGGGGCGTATTGTCGTTGGGATACAGCACCTTGGAGATGGTTTCAGAACTCATCTTCTCCGCCACCGCGTTGTCATA is drawn from Candidatus Obscuribacterales bacterium and contains these coding sequences:
- a CDS encoding DUF760 domain-containing protein → MVFNPDNSDFFSGNAEEDQANQLLSYLQNQPPEVLARVAKSVSPEIRQIISQNVQGLVGVLPSESFNVQITTDRENLAGLLASAMMTGYFLRRMEQRMELEDSVMGSFSMRRRSGFDPFPDSDT
- a CDS encoding LysR substrate-binding domain-containing protein — encoded protein: MIHATLHQFKVFEATARHGSFTRAAEELFLTQPTVSMQVKQLTKAIGLPLFEQVGKRLYLTEAGKALFATCKDIFTNLDQLEMTVADLKGMKQGQLRLAVITTAKYFVPRLLGPFCRMYPGIDVSLTVTNHERVIDRLSNNQDDLYVMSQLPTNLDCEAESFLDNPLVVLAPTNHPLAGQRNIPIQRLNDEPFIMRESGSGTRRAVESLFDRENVSVKVRLELGSNEAIKQAIAGGLGLSVLSHHTLTPEGSHSDLTVLDVEGFPISRQWYVVHLGGKQLSVVAATFLQYLQEEAPKLSPIPALAHSSK
- a CDS encoding pentapeptide repeat-containing protein; the encoded protein is MPSSPSDQNSPNKPEAEALSPTPASPSESGVGAFLRAMIQVIRSIKIPREAIGAVVGASITAFATLSIAIVNLLNGFNEQLNRPFQIQDSLSKTQLTADYYRQTALSTYLSAAGMVLMQTHDHRTLEQLATLRALTHATLRELNAERKRYVVMLLQDAQVLTWRPEDNQDIGRPAFLSQANLIGANLEGLDLQGTDLRGADLRAVNFRYANLNHTHLTGANLTGADLRSADLSNADLERVELLNACYNGRTVLDVNIDPTTAGMKKVTESDICTPEVPSSSDPVST
- the rplL gene encoding 50S ribosomal protein L7/L12; the protein is MSAKTDEILEQLKSLSLLEASELVSQIEEAFGVDASAPAGGMPMMMAAPAGAAVAAEEVEEQTEFDLVLEDVPADKKIAILKVVRALTGLGLKEAKDLVEAAPKAVKEAITKEAAEDAKKQLEEVGAKVAIK
- the rplJ gene encoding 50S ribosomal protein L10, which translates into the protein MGRTLADKKALVAELKQELSEAQLALVIDFKGLSVSEITELRNQLRQTGASCRVAKNTLMNIAIAEDPNWQPMQTFLQESSAFLLLKDDLGGAIKAYQAFQKATKKTVLRGGVMEGRALSEDDVKAITELPSKEELIARIARAINSIPTKIAVGVNAVPTKLAVGIKEVPSSLVRAIKAVSEKEGDADAG
- the rplA gene encoding 50S ribosomal protein L1, encoding MTKKLSRRLKELYAKVEDRPYEPVEALKLLQETATAKFPESAEAHIRLGIDPKYTDQQLRTTVALPKGTGQTVRVAVIARGEKVAEAANAGADLSGSEELIADIQKGMLDFEVLVATPDMMPQVAKLGRMLGPKGLMPSPKGGTVTFDVAKAIEEFKAGKLEFRADRTGIVHVLFGKAGFPTEDLLTNLKALQECIDRNRPSGAKGRYWRSIHVSSTMGPSIEVDISALRDLKAADVV
- the rplK gene encoding 50S ribosomal protein L11 — its product is MAKKVVALIKLAISAGKANPAPPIGPALGQHGVNIMMFCKEYNARTADQVGLVVPVEISVYEDRSFTFILKTPPASVLIKKAIGIDKGSGEPNSKKVGTITRAQLQEIAQVKMPDLNANDIEAAMKIVEGTARNMGVTLAD
- the nusG gene encoding transcription termination/antitermination protein NusG, whose product is MTFTPDESELQDNQFGSDESNLNESDPEQGEAKDIRRSARWYAVQVASGCEKRVKLNLEQRLGMLDVANRIFQIEIPQTPILKPTKAGKPKEIAEKVFPGYVLVRMVMDNETWQVVKNTPNVINFVGAEQRTRTGRSRGHVKPMPLGHAEVERIFKQAQEQRPVVKVDMVAGDKIMVLSGPFKDFEGEVIEVSPERSKLKALLSIFGRDTPVELEFNQIQKQS
- the secE gene encoding preprotein translocase subunit SecE; this encodes MAEKGKATPAAVEEATSQFNASEFLKGTKEELDKVVWPSRQQLISESIAVILMVSLSATIIYFIDKLFSWAAKQVF
- the rplS gene encoding 50S ribosomal protein L19 translates to MNTQEIIRSVEAVHIKSDLPVLYVGDTIRVGVRISEGGKERVQPYEGTIIAMRNGGINETITVRRVFQGIGVERVFMLHSPRVDTIKVIRRGKARRAKLYYLRDRVGKATRLKQRFDRAL
- a CDS encoding transaldolase is translated as MTKSLLEQLREMTVVVADTGDIQAIKKVKPQDATTNPSLITAAAQMPEYQEIVDKTLAQAQQDAGADASQKDIVTLAFDRLAVAFGLKILDIIPGRVSTEVDARLSYDTEATIAKAHDLIAQYKAAGVSSDRILIKIAATWEGIKAAEQLEKEGIHCNLTLMFGLHQAIACADAGVTLISPFVGRILDWYKKDTGRDSYPAAEDPGVLSVTQIYNYYKKFGHKTEIMGASFRNLGEITELAGCDLLTISPSLLEQLDSTIAELPRKLDPKKAAQSDLEAIQIDKATFESMHRADRMASDKLDEGIQGFSKALVALEELLAERLSRIDGSDIVSHAAEDVFRAYDLDGDGFITREEWMGSDAVFDALDLNHDGKITPEEMGAGLGAAFRLAKV
- a CDS encoding glycogen/starch/alpha-glucan phosphorylase; translation: MTTYDVINSQNQSFECPTVQVEDDRTGLSIETLKRAFADHLFYLQGKNAATATDNDFYTALAYTVRDRLLYRWLKTQERYTDEKVKMVAYLSAEFLMGRHLGNSLINLEIYDQVKQAVAETGLDMDKLLEQEEDPGLGNGGLGRLAACFLDSLATLEMPAIGYGIRYEFGIFHQIIRNGFQLEIPDNWLKLGNPWEIARPEAKVEIKLGGYTEPYTDDRGHYRVCWIPGRTVIAIPYDTPVPGYNTNTVNTLRLWKAEASDEFDFDAFNSGQYDNAVAEKMSSETISKVLYPNDNTPQGRELRLEQQYFFVSASLQDMIRRHLLVHPTLDDFHEYFAIQLNDTHPTIGIAELMRLLLDEYELEWNHAWHITQNTFAFTNHTLMPEALERWPVSLLERVLPRLLEIIYEINFRFMEDVKTWYPKDEGRISRLSIIQEQPEKSVRMASLACVGSHAINGVAALHTELLKQSVLKDFYELWPEKFTNKTNGVTPRRWILLSNPALSELLTEKLGGKEWLTHLDQMRKLEEFVDDPAFCDRWRQIKQQNKQDLAAYIWKHNGIDVDVNSMFDVQVKRIHEYKRQLLAVLNIITLYNRLRRDPGLDIVPRTFIFGGKAAPGYYMAKLIIKLVNAVADVVNRAPHVRGRLKVVFLANFNASLGQRIYPAADLSEQISMAGKEASGTGNMKFSMNGALTIGTLDGANIEIREEVGAENFFLFGLTAEEVLTMKQRGYDPMEYYNGNQELRDVIDAIAGGDFSPGDPDLFRPIVDSLLHHDEYMLLADYQSYVESQKHVSQVYRDQNAWTRMSILNAARMGKFSSDRTIRQYCDEIWNVKPVTIEVEDYNQASAGFKVEQ